The following are encoded together in the Acetobacter vaccinii genome:
- the thrS gene encoding threonine--tRNA ligase has protein sequence MPAITLPDGSVRSFDGPVTGTTVAEAIGPGLARAALAMEVDGVLCDIRQSIRSDAALRFITRKDPEALELIRHDAAHVLAEAVQSLFPGTQVTIGPSIENGFYYDFYRAEPFTPEDFAAIEARMKEIVASAAPFERDVWQRDAAIAFFEERGESFKAQLIRDLPETEEISVYRQGQWLDLCRGPHLRTTQDVGTAFKLMKVAGAYWRGDHRNPMLTRVYGTAWRDQKELDAYLLQLEEAERRDHRRIGREMALFHFQEEAVGQVFWHAKGWRIYSVLQDYMRRMQTRHGYEEVRTPQLVDRGLWEASGHWDKYRHHMFIATVEDEEKTLALKPMNCPCHVQIFRHGLRSYRELPLRMAEFGACHRYEPSGALHGLMRVRGFTQDDAHIFCTEDQIADETVRFVQMLHDVYADLGFEHVRVKFADRPEQRAGSEEVWDKAEAALKEACAVAGVDYEHNPGEGAFYGPKLEFVLRDAIGRDWQCGTLQVDLVLPERLDASYVGEDSARHRPVMLHRAILGSFERFLGILIEQHAGRFPLWLAPVQVVVASIVSDAAPYAQEVTAALRAAGLVAEADVRNDKINAKVREHSLARVPVILVVGRKEAEERTVAMRRLGSQAQESLTLEAVVSRLAEEATPPDLKKA, from the coding sequence ATGCCCGCTATCACCCTGCCTGACGGTTCTGTTCGTAGTTTTGACGGGCCGGTGACGGGCACGACGGTGGCTGAGGCAATCGGCCCCGGTCTGGCCCGTGCCGCCCTTGCGATGGAAGTTGACGGTGTGCTGTGCGATATCCGCCAGTCCATCCGCTCCGACGCGGCCCTGCGTTTTATTACCCGCAAAGACCCCGAAGCCCTTGAACTGATCCGCCATGACGCGGCCCATGTTCTGGCCGAGGCGGTGCAGTCGCTTTTTCCTGGCACGCAGGTCACGATTGGCCCGTCCATTGAAAACGGCTTCTATTACGATTTTTACCGTGCTGAACCGTTCACGCCCGAAGACTTCGCCGCTATTGAGGCGCGGATGAAGGAAATCGTAGCCAGCGCGGCCCCGTTCGAGCGCGATGTCTGGCAGCGTGATGCCGCCATTGCGTTTTTTGAAGAACGTGGGGAGTCCTTCAAGGCTCAACTGATCCGTGACCTGCCAGAGACTGAGGAAATCTCGGTCTATAGGCAGGGGCAGTGGCTGGACCTGTGCCGCGGGCCGCACCTGCGCACCACACAGGATGTTGGCACGGCCTTCAAGCTGATGAAGGTGGCCGGCGCCTACTGGCGTGGTGACCACCGTAACCCCATGCTGACCCGCGTTTACGGCACCGCCTGGCGCGACCAGAAGGAACTGGACGCCTACCTGCTACAGCTTGAAGAAGCAGAGCGGCGTGACCACCGCCGGATCGGGCGGGAAATGGCGCTGTTCCATTTTCAGGAAGAAGCAGTGGGGCAGGTCTTCTGGCATGCCAAGGGCTGGCGCATCTACAGTGTGTTGCAGGATTATATGCGCCGCATGCAGACCCGCCATGGGTATGAGGAAGTGCGCACCCCCCAGCTTGTTGACCGTGGATTGTGGGAGGCCTCCGGCCACTGGGACAAATACCGGCACCACATGTTCATCGCTACAGTGGAGGATGAGGAAAAGACTCTCGCCCTTAAGCCTATGAACTGCCCGTGCCATGTGCAGATTTTCCGCCACGGCCTGCGGTCCTACCGGGAACTGCCGCTGCGTATGGCGGAATTTGGCGCCTGCCACCGTTATGAACCGTCTGGCGCGTTGCATGGCTTGATGCGCGTGCGTGGGTTTACGCAGGACGACGCCCATATTTTCTGCACCGAAGACCAGATTGCTGACGAAACCGTACGGTTTGTGCAGATGCTGCATGATGTGTACGCCGACCTCGGGTTTGAACATGTCCGCGTGAAATTTGCTGACCGGCCTGAGCAGCGCGCAGGTAGCGAGGAAGTCTGGGACAAGGCGGAAGCCGCCCTTAAGGAAGCCTGTGCCGTGGCCGGTGTGGACTACGAGCATAATCCTGGTGAGGGCGCTTTTTACGGCCCCAAGCTGGAGTTTGTGCTGCGGGATGCTATCGGGCGTGACTGGCAGTGCGGCACGTTGCAGGTGGACCTGGTGCTGCCCGAGCGGCTGGATGCCAGCTATGTGGGTGAAGACTCCGCACGGCACCGTCCGGTCATGCTGCACCGGGCCATTCTTGGGTCTTTCGAGCGGTTTCTGGGTATCCTCATTGAGCAGCACGCCGGGCGTTTCCCGCTGTGGCTGGCCCCTGTGCAGGTTGTGGTGGCGTCGATCGTCAGTGACGCGGCCCCGTATGCGCAGGAGGTTACAGCAGCCCTCCGTGCCGCAGGTCTGGTGGCCGAGGCCGATGTCCGCAACGACAAGATCAACGCCAAGGTGCGCGAGCATAGCCTTGCCCGCGTGCCTGTCATTCTTGTCGTCGGGCGTAAGGAAGCCGAGGAGCGTACGGTGGCCATGCGGCGGCTGGGCAGCCAGGCGCAGGAAAGCCTGACGCTGGAAGCCGTTGTCAGCCGTCTGGCTGAGGAAGCAACGCCCCCAGACCTTAAGAAAGCCTGA